A single window of Streptomyces sudanensis DNA harbors:
- a CDS encoding amino acid:polyamine antiporter, protein MDAPRGPGTDGGGRTARRRELEIAAHVSRGVLGAGMVVMPPVVAALSGGHSLLLWSAHVLLGGSVSLVLAMLVRARVRPTTLAGAVGALLGTWAERAVDGSFAVAFAAGQAAIAWFAATCLLTAADGSPPRPGAGGLLLALGVLAVAVSAALSPLTLPAAVLRLRPWVTGAVALACVAWGWPAAPAAGSHTPLVPSGLSPDGAHWLALAALFFAGVGWEAVTAVVPAAAAGPRRTAAGVALGAACVAAVYLGLAAVRQLAAGAPAVQAPVPAPLRWVLAGAVTVVLASYCFTNVRTAARIAARLHPGGRRPAARGPAKAVVAAVGAACCAFAWAGARDGAVPLLLLGPAAAALIGYALAAVAAVRRGGPVLRCAGAAVLLVLVGLTALALPFLVGA, encoded by the coding sequence GTGGACGCGCCGCGCGGACCGGGAACGGACGGCGGCGGCCGAACGGCGCGAAGGCGGGAGCTGGAGATCGCCGCCCACGTCTCCCGCGGTGTCCTCGGCGCCGGGATGGTGGTCATGCCTCCCGTCGTCGCGGCCCTGTCGGGCGGGCACAGCCTCCTCCTCTGGTCGGCCCACGTCCTGCTCGGCGGATCGGTCAGCCTCGTGCTGGCCATGCTCGTCCGCGCGAGGGTGCGGCCGACCACGTTGGCGGGTGCCGTCGGGGCCCTGCTGGGCACCTGGGCGGAACGGGCGGTGGACGGTTCCTTCGCCGTCGCCTTCGCCGCCGGGCAGGCGGCGATCGCCTGGTTCGCCGCGACCTGCCTGCTGACGGCCGCCGACGGTTCGCCGCCGCGGCCGGGGGCGGGCGGTCTGCTGCTCGCCCTCGGCGTGCTCGCGGTGGCCGTGTCGGCGGCGCTCAGTCCGCTCACACTTCCGGCCGCGGTGCTCCGGTTGCGTCCCTGGGTCACCGGGGCCGTGGCGTTGGCCTGCGTCGCATGGGGCTGGCCCGCCGCGCCCGCGGCGGGTTCGCACACGCCGCTGGTGCCGTCGGGGCTCTCTCCCGACGGTGCTCACTGGCTGGCCCTCGCGGCGTTGTTCTTCGCCGGTGTCGGCTGGGAGGCGGTCACCGCCGTCGTCCCCGCCGCCGCTGCCGGGCCGAGGCGCACCGCGGCGGGCGTGGCCCTGGGCGCGGCCTGCGTGGCCGCCGTCTACCTGGGACTGGCCGCGGTCCGGCAGCTGGCCGCCGGGGCGCCGGCCGTCCAGGCTCCGGTCCCGGCACCGCTGCGCTGGGTGCTCGCCGGGGCGGTGACCGTCGTGCTGGCCTCCTACTGCTTCACCAACGTGCGTACCGCCGCCCGGATCGCCGCGCGGCTGCACCCCGGCGGGCGGCGCCCCGCCGCACGGGGCCCCGCCAAGGCCGTGGTCGCGGCCGTCGGTGCCGCCTGCTGCGCCTTCGCCTGGGCGGGGGCCCGGGACGGCGCCGTCCCCCTGCTGTTGCTGGGGCCGGCTGCCGCCGCGCTGATCGGCTACGCCCTGGCCGCCGTCGCCGCCGTGCGCCGCGGCGGGCCTGTGCTGCGGTGCGCCGGAGCCGCGGTCCTGCTCGTGCTCGTGGGCCTGACGGCCCTCGCCCTGCCGTTCCTGGTCGGTGCTTGA
- a CDS encoding pyridoxal phosphate-dependent aminotransferase, with amino-acid sequence MKFRQSSKLKDVCYEIRGPVVDQANALEEAGHSVLRLNTGNPAPFGFEVPEEILQDVIRNLPNAHGYSDARGILPARRAVMQYYQQRGVAGVAVDDVYLGNGASELIQMAVQALVDDGDEVLVPAPDFPLWTAVVRCAGGRVVHYMCDEEAEWYPDLDDIAAKITDRTKAVVVINPNNPTGAVYSKELLEGILELARRHGLMVFADEIYDKILYDGAEHHCLAALSEDVLTLTFNGLSKAYRVAGFRSGWLVVSGPKEQAGDYLEGLTMLAGMRLCPNVPAQYAVQAALGGRQSIHDLTLPTGRLTEQRDVAWRALNDIPGVSCVKPRGALYAFAKLDPDVHKIVDDERLVLDLLLREKIHIVQGTGFNWPRPDHFRFVTLPRADDLETAINRIGRFLATYRQ; translated from the coding sequence ATGAAGTTTCGACAGTCCAGCAAGCTGAAGGACGTGTGCTACGAGATCCGTGGCCCGGTGGTCGACCAGGCCAACGCCCTCGAGGAGGCCGGTCACAGCGTGCTGCGGTTGAACACCGGCAACCCCGCGCCGTTCGGCTTCGAGGTGCCGGAGGAGATCCTCCAGGACGTCATCCGCAACCTGCCCAACGCCCACGGCTACAGCGACGCCCGCGGCATCCTGCCCGCCCGGCGCGCGGTGATGCAGTACTACCAGCAGCGTGGCGTCGCGGGCGTGGCGGTCGACGACGTCTACCTCGGCAACGGCGCCTCCGAACTGATCCAGATGGCCGTGCAGGCCCTGGTGGACGACGGCGACGAGGTGCTGGTGCCCGCCCCCGACTTCCCGCTGTGGACGGCCGTGGTCCGGTGCGCCGGCGGCCGGGTCGTGCACTACATGTGCGACGAGGAAGCGGAGTGGTATCCCGATCTCGACGACATCGCCGCGAAGATCACCGACCGGACCAAGGCCGTCGTCGTCATCAACCCCAACAACCCGACCGGCGCGGTCTACTCCAAGGAACTCCTCGAGGGAATCCTCGAACTCGCCCGCCGGCACGGCCTCATGGTGTTCGCGGACGAGATCTACGACAAGATCCTCTACGACGGCGCCGAGCACCACTGCCTGGCCGCGCTCAGCGAGGACGTGCTGACGCTCACCTTCAACGGCCTCTCCAAGGCCTACCGCGTGGCCGGTTTCCGCAGCGGCTGGCTGGTCGTCTCCGGGCCGAAGGAACAGGCCGGGGACTACCTGGAGGGCCTGACCATGCTGGCCGGGATGCGGCTGTGCCCGAACGTGCCGGCGCAGTACGCCGTCCAGGCGGCGCTCGGCGGCCGCCAGTCGATCCACGACCTCACCCTGCCGACCGGCCGGCTCACGGAGCAGCGCGACGTCGCCTGGCGGGCACTGAACGACATCCCGGGCGTGAGCTGCGTCAAGCCCAGGGGCGCGCTGTACGCCTTCGCCAAGCTCGACCCGGACGTGCACAAGATCGTCGACGACGAGCGGCTGGTGCTGGACCTGCTGCTGCGCGAGAAGATCCACATCGTCCAGGGCACCGGTTTCAACTGGCCCCGCCCGGACCACTTCCGGTTCGTCACCCTGCCCCGCGCCGACGACCTGGAGACCGCGATCAACCGCATCGGCCGCTTCCTCGCCACCTACCGCCAGTAG
- a CDS encoding lysine N(6)-hydroxylase/L-ornithine N(5)-oxygenase family protein, producing MTRCHDVLGIGFGPANLALAIALEEEGYDLDVRFLEARPGPSWQSAMMLDGSDIQNHPVRDLVSLRNPRSRYSFINYLFENGRLLEHLNLPTEFPLRKEYAQYVTWAAGHFGRLVDYGVHVTGIAVDRDAEGRPLYTVTTSTDDTLRARALVIGTGRAPFVPEPFDTVDSPRVFHLTHYLPALRRLEELGVTGRGDRSPRAVTVVGGSQSAVELTLDLARRFPRAEVTTLVRSLTLREKDTSPFSEEGYFPAFTDYYYRAPRERKDVMDAFMRLTNYSSADGDVLRELYRLIYEQRLDGDQRVFVSGSRQVRGLDVREDGVRLDVEELNTGETEEHETDFVVLATGFRDLGPAAHQERVPALLRGTADGFAFDGHGYLAVGPDYEVQPASPDTPTLFLNGLCESSHGIGDAGSFSLLSLRAKVIAESLRKRLP from the coding sequence GTGACCCGCTGCCACGACGTGCTGGGCATAGGCTTCGGCCCGGCCAACCTGGCTCTGGCCATCGCTCTCGAGGAAGAGGGCTACGACCTCGACGTGCGCTTCCTCGAAGCCAGACCGGGCCCGTCCTGGCAGAGCGCCATGATGCTCGACGGGTCGGACATCCAGAACCATCCCGTGCGCGACCTGGTGTCGCTGCGCAATCCGCGCAGCCGCTACAGCTTCATCAACTACCTCTTCGAGAACGGGCGCCTCCTCGAGCACCTCAACCTGCCGACGGAGTTCCCGCTGCGCAAGGAGTACGCGCAGTACGTCACCTGGGCCGCCGGGCACTTCGGCCGGCTGGTCGACTACGGCGTGCACGTCACCGGCATCGCCGTCGACCGCGATGCCGAAGGCCGTCCGCTCTACACCGTCACCACCTCCACCGACGACACCCTCCGGGCGCGCGCCCTGGTGATCGGCACCGGGCGCGCCCCCTTCGTCCCGGAGCCGTTCGACACGGTGGACTCCCCCCGCGTCTTCCACCTGACGCACTACCTGCCGGCCCTGCGGCGGCTGGAGGAACTGGGCGTGACCGGACGGGGCGACCGGTCGCCGCGCGCGGTGACGGTCGTCGGGGGCAGCCAGAGCGCGGTCGAGCTCACCCTCGACCTCGCGCGGCGCTTCCCCCGCGCCGAGGTGACCACCCTGGTGCGTTCGCTGACGCTCCGTGAGAAGGACACCAGCCCGTTCAGCGAAGAGGGGTACTTCCCCGCCTTCACCGACTACTACTACCGCGCTCCCCGCGAACGCAAGGACGTCATGGACGCGTTCATGCGGCTGACGAACTACTCGTCGGCCGACGGCGACGTGCTCCGCGAGCTGTACCGGCTCATCTACGAGCAGCGCCTGGACGGCGACCAGCGGGTGTTCGTCAGCGGCAGCCGCCAGGTGCGCGGCCTCGACGTCCGCGAGGACGGCGTCCGGCTCGACGTCGAGGAGCTGAACACCGGGGAGACCGAGGAGCACGAGACCGACTTCGTCGTCCTCGCCACCGGGTTCCGCGACCTCGGCCCGGCCGCCCACCAGGAGCGTGTGCCCGCTCTCCTGCGCGGCACCGCCGACGGCTTCGCCTTCGACGGCCACGGCTACCTGGCCGTCGGCCCGGACTACGAGGTGCAGCCCGCGAGCCCCGACACGCCCACGCTCTTCCTCAACGGCCTGTGCGAGTCCAGCCACGGCATCGGTGACGCCGGTTCCTTCAGCCTGCTGTCGCTCAGAGCGAAGGTCATCGCGGAGAGCCTCAGGAAGCGTCTTCCGTAG
- a CDS encoding DUF3291 domain-containing protein, with protein MPRVAFTTFAILKKPYGNPEVQEFDDLTPPTFEEAERSPGFIARAKEDPGQSHLTNFQRDWGEWGRFDVPRFYTGGRTDETDSRASTLSLWTDLDSVFSFVYAGLHRSTLRKRHEWFLKPEWPTYAAWWVSDDTIPTWSDACSRLEHLHDHGPTPVSFTFRRPFAPDGTPTRLRGAAGRRETSA; from the coding sequence ATGCCGCGCGTCGCGTTCACGACCTTCGCGATCCTCAAGAAACCGTACGGGAATCCCGAAGTCCAGGAGTTCGACGACCTGACGCCGCCCACGTTCGAGGAGGCGGAGCGCAGCCCGGGATTCATCGCCCGGGCGAAGGAGGACCCCGGCCAGAGCCACCTCACCAACTTCCAGCGCGACTGGGGCGAGTGGGGCAGGTTCGACGTCCCGCGCTTCTACACGGGCGGCCGGACCGACGAGACCGACAGCCGGGCCTCCACCCTGTCGCTGTGGACCGATCTGGACTCCGTCTTCTCGTTCGTCTACGCCGGACTGCACCGCTCCACCCTGCGCAAGCGGCACGAGTGGTTCCTGAAACCCGAGTGGCCCACCTACGCGGCGTGGTGGGTCTCCGACGACACCATCCCCACCTGGTCGGACGCCTGCAGCCGGCTGGAGCACCTGCACGACCACGGCCCGACCCCGGTCTCGTTCACGTTCCGCCGGCCCTTCGCCCCCGACGGCACTCCGACCCGGCTGCGCGGCGCGGCAGGCAGGCGAGAGACCAGCGCCTGA
- the ectB gene encoding diaminobutyrate--2-oxoglutarate transaminase, with amino-acid sequence MTTPTIESEVRSYCRNWPVVFDQGRGSRVFTRDGRAYLDFFAGAGALNYGHNHPVLKRALLDHLGRDGIVHSLDMLTTAKEDFLTELAARVLAPRRLDYRVQFPGPTGTNSVEAALKLARKVTGRQTVVAFTGAFHGMSLGSLAVTGNAAKRTGAGVPLGHTWRVPYDGFAGGRVSGLALLDSMLADSSSGLDLPAAVIVEAVQGEGGVNPADPVWLADLAELCGRRGILLIVDDIQMGCGRTGPFFGFEAAGITPDIVCLSKSISGYGLPMSLTLFRTELDVWQPGEHNGTFRGNNPAFVTAAAALREFWADGTLEKRTEDRGPLFEERLGELADRHAAHVAARRGRGLVWGLVFREPHVARQVADAAFARGLLVETAGSGDEVVKLMPPLTSTDEELAEGLGILRESVASAVGG; translated from the coding sequence ATGACCACCCCCACCATCGAGTCCGAAGTCCGCAGCTACTGCAGGAACTGGCCAGTGGTGTTCGACCAGGGGCGCGGCAGCCGCGTGTTCACCCGTGACGGCCGTGCCTACCTGGACTTCTTCGCCGGTGCCGGCGCCCTGAACTACGGCCACAACCACCCCGTGCTCAAGCGGGCGCTGCTCGACCACCTCGGGCGGGACGGGATCGTCCACAGCCTGGACATGCTGACCACCGCCAAGGAGGACTTCCTCACCGAGCTCGCGGCGCGGGTGCTCGCCCCCCGCCGGCTGGACTACCGGGTCCAGTTCCCCGGCCCCACCGGGACCAACAGCGTGGAGGCCGCGCTCAAGCTGGCCCGCAAGGTGACCGGGCGCCAGACGGTCGTCGCCTTCACCGGCGCCTTCCACGGCATGTCACTGGGTTCCCTGGCCGTCACCGGCAACGCCGCCAAGCGCACGGGCGCCGGTGTACCGCTCGGGCACACCTGGCGCGTCCCCTACGACGGGTTCGCCGGAGGCCGGGTGTCCGGGCTGGCGCTGCTGGACAGCATGCTCGCCGACAGCAGCAGCGGCCTGGATCTCCCCGCGGCCGTCATCGTGGAGGCGGTGCAGGGCGAGGGCGGCGTGAACCCGGCCGACCCGGTCTGGCTCGCCGACCTCGCGGAGTTGTGCGGCCGCCGGGGCATCCTCCTGATCGTCGACGACATCCAGATGGGCTGCGGCCGCACCGGGCCCTTCTTCGGCTTCGAAGCCGCCGGGATCACCCCGGACATCGTCTGCCTGTCCAAGTCCATCAGCGGGTACGGCCTGCCGATGTCCCTCACGCTCTTCCGTACCGAGCTGGACGTCTGGCAGCCCGGCGAGCACAACGGCACGTTCCGCGGCAACAACCCGGCCTTCGTGACGGCGGCCGCCGCCCTGCGGGAGTTCTGGGCGGACGGCACCCTGGAGAAGCGGACCGAGGACCGGGGCCCGCTGTTCGAGGAGCGTCTGGGCGAGCTCGCCGACCGGCACGCGGCGCACGTCGCGGCCCGGCGCGGCCGCGGCCTGGTGTGGGGTCTGGTCTTCCGGGAACCCCACGTGGCCAGGCAGGTCGCCGACGCGGCGTTCGCCCGCGGTCTCCTGGTGGAGACGGCCGGGTCCGGCGACGAGGTGGTGAAGCTCATGCCGCCCCTGACCTCCACGGACGAGGAACTGGCCGAGGGGCTCGGCATCCTGCGGGAATCGGTGGCCTCCGCCGTGGGCGGCTGA